A stretch of the Nitrosopumilus sp. genome encodes the following:
- a CDS encoding phosphomannomutase → MKKTISGVRGIFGEDLNLKDVLEFCNNFSSLIKSQKCVIGKDTRPSGPMIKNTASAELMKNGIDVYNLETVPTPVVFREARKYGAGLVVSSSHNPIEWNGMKFIIEGRGINEHELPKIIEHQENSKSKIGIEQDITSTYVEDAKKIIGDIENSPDIVIDIGGGAAKGFAPDLLRASGCNVEVLNEELSQCSRGPDPTSDELSELISASMKKEIGFAFDLDGDRLVVVRNGEKQTPDVTLGLGVAKSLELGYKDFVLSIDTSISIEKFIKEKGGSVKRSKVGEANVIEMMLKTNAQAGGEGSSGGFILPEFNYCREGILTSGLIASMLGSPKFNEILNYMKNYFQIREKTNVDSNFHDKVIEEIKNKFLKEYSEVNTQDGIKGIIDEDSWVLIRKSNTEDIIRVSAESNNEDKCKKITKKTLEIVKQSYDKIR, encoded by the coding sequence TTGAAGAAAACAATTTCTGGAGTAAGAGGAATATTTGGAGAAGATCTCAATCTAAAAGATGTATTAGAATTTTGTAATAATTTTTCAAGTTTAATCAAATCACAAAAATGCGTGATTGGGAAAGACACCAGACCTTCAGGCCCTATGATAAAAAATACTGCCAGCGCAGAACTGATGAAAAACGGAATTGATGTGTATAATTTAGAAACTGTACCAACTCCCGTAGTTTTTAGAGAAGCAAGAAAATATGGTGCAGGGTTAGTAGTTTCTTCGTCTCACAATCCAATAGAATGGAATGGAATGAAATTCATTATTGAAGGAAGAGGAATTAATGAACATGAACTACCTAAAATAATCGAACATCAGGAAAATTCAAAATCAAAAATTGGAATTGAACAAGACATTACATCAACATATGTCGAAGACGCAAAAAAAATCATAGGAGACATTGAGAATTCTCCAGACATAGTGATAGATATTGGCGGAGGTGCAGCAAAGGGATTTGCGCCAGATTTGCTAAGGGCATCAGGATGTAATGTGGAGGTATTAAATGAAGAACTTTCACAATGTTCTAGAGGGCCAGATCCTACATCAGATGAATTATCCGAATTAATTTCGGCATCTATGAAAAAAGAAATCGGGTTTGCATTTGATTTAGACGGAGATCGCTTAGTAGTAGTAAGAAATGGAGAAAAACAAACTCCAGACGTAACATTAGGATTAGGGGTAGCAAAATCTCTTGAATTGGGATACAAAGATTTTGTTTTGAGTATCGATACAAGCATTTCAATAGAAAAATTCATCAAAGAAAAAGGTGGTTCTGTTAAAAGATCAAAAGTAGGAGAAGCGAATGTCATAGAAATGATGCTTAAAACTAATGCTCAAGCAGGAGGGGAAGGAAGTAGTGGGGGTTTTATTTTACCGGAGTTTAATTATTGCAGGGAAGGAATCTTAACAAGTGGTTTAATTGCATCCATGTTAGGAAGTCCAAAATTTAATGAAATATTAAATTACATGAAAAATTATTTTCAAATTAGAGAAAAAACTAATGTGGATTCAAATTTTCATGATAAAGTAATAGAAGAGATAAAAAATAAATTTTTAAAAGAATATTCTGAAGTAAACACACAGGATGGAATTAAAGGAATTATTGACGAAGACAGTTGGGTTTTGATCAGAAAATCAAATACTGAAGACATCATAAGAGTTTCCGCAGAATCAAATAATGAAGACAAATGTAAAAAAATTACAAAGAAAACATTAGAGATAGTGAAACAAAGTTATGACAAAATTAGATGA
- a CDS encoding winged helix-turn-helix domain-containing protein has translation MQIVADLLTATEQSGQEGIKTTSLLTKANLSHSRLSKFLQNLTGAGLINKIEFDGKNTFVITPKGRQYLESYANFSSIAESFGLEL, from the coding sequence ATGCAGATAGTTGCAGATTTACTAACCGCTACAGAACAGTCAGGACAAGAGGGTATCAAGACAACTTCGCTTCTTACAAAGGCAAATTTATCACATTCAAGATTATCCAAATTCTTGCAGAATTTAACAGGTGCAGGATTAATTAACAAAATTGAATTTGATGGAAAGAATACTTTTGTAATTACACCAAAGGGAAGACAGTATTTGGAATCATATGCAAACTTTTCAAGTATTGCAGAATCTTTTGGATTAGAACTTTAA
- a CDS encoding AIPR family protein has product MTHNGNGLLEYIPGSHTLLIQKNSSLPLEGFAENIRGSIHEYAENSKSDVEKGNNFLQWVLTRVFEATEDDAADAIVDGANDLGIDAYLPVDFSDNTIRLFQSKYGTSHSLEAIAKFKEDAKRLFAKDVTKMRPELAQLVTKIKEKNLKIKCCYVTDQKVEYEDELVEIIDEEKIIQKLWDRIKKPAAGKKSSIKLERMLRHENTILGILKLRELTEFVSKSRDYVFESNIRQWMQFKTTVNKGLRETLQSNPSKFFFYNNGITIVVSDFTELGENLIELHAPQIVNGAQTSNSILDHAKRTKNMEGSMTVTIIKANDEQEQNNITKYRNSQNSVRGKDLVSLMDFHKSIKSQLRNCGYFYEIQAGSFDTKSKSKQCEYEGDLIYNNYLPDNHKKVIVAKDAIQSLVAGIEQRPTEAYSSPAQFLPRGSKYDDIFNDNLKDDYRLLLYPYLVKEFAKKSLKYGKQGGHKTKRYATLFFVAVYFRIIHKKILESKGDYKGDIRKLEPIFRSFKLNSRILKITDIVVTKFLEDTVVDDEIELANTKHNFFSQHVWNDTMLRVIDKKIRQEDDEISALKKLANSLF; this is encoded by the coding sequence TTGACTCACAACGGAAATGGATTGTTAGAATACATTCCAGGTTCACATACCCTTTTAATACAAAAAAACTCTAGTTTACCTCTTGAAGGATTTGCTGAAAATATTCGAGGAAGCATTCATGAATATGCAGAAAATTCAAAAAGTGATGTAGAAAAAGGAAATAATTTTCTTCAATGGGTTCTAACAAGAGTTTTTGAAGCCACAGAAGATGATGCAGCAGATGCAATTGTGGATGGAGCAAATGATCTTGGGATAGATGCCTATCTACCTGTAGATTTTTCAGACAATACAATCAGATTATTTCAATCAAAATATGGCACATCTCATTCATTAGAAGCAATTGCAAAATTCAAAGAAGATGCAAAACGATTATTTGCAAAAGATGTGACAAAAATGAGACCTGAATTAGCCCAGCTTGTAACAAAAATTAAAGAAAAAAATCTAAAGATAAAATGTTGCTATGTTACGGATCAGAAAGTAGAATATGAAGATGAATTAGTTGAGATCATAGATGAAGAAAAAATAATTCAAAAATTATGGGACAGAATAAAAAAACCAGCAGCAGGAAAAAAATCATCAATCAAATTAGAGAGAATGCTCAGACATGAAAATACAATATTAGGTATTCTAAAATTAAGAGAATTAACTGAATTTGTGAGTAAAAGTAGGGATTATGTTTTTGAATCAAATATTAGACAATGGATGCAATTCAAGACTACAGTTAACAAAGGATTACGCGAAACGCTGCAAAGTAATCCAAGTAAATTCTTTTTTTACAATAATGGAATCACTATTGTAGTTAGTGACTTTACAGAATTGGGAGAGAATTTGATTGAGCTTCATGCTCCTCAAATTGTTAATGGTGCTCAAACATCAAACTCAATTCTAGATCATGCAAAGAGAACAAAAAATATGGAAGGTTCCATGACAGTTACAATAATCAAAGCAAATGATGAACAAGAACAAAACAATATTACAAAATATAGAAATTCTCAAAATTCTGTTAGAGGAAAAGATCTCGTTTCGTTGATGGATTTTCATAAATCAATCAAATCACAGTTAAGAAACTGCGGATATTTTTATGAAATTCAAGCAGGTTCTTTCGATACCAAATCAAAATCTAAACAATGCGAATATGAAGGAGATTTAATTTATAATAATTATCTTCCAGACAATCATAAAAAAGTCATTGTTGCCAAAGATGCAATTCAATCTTTAGTTGCAGGAATTGAACAAAGACCTACAGAAGCTTATAGTTCACCAGCTCAATTTCTTCCGAGAGGAAGCAAATATGATGATATTTTTAATGACAATTTAAAAGATGATTACAGACTTTTGCTGTATCCATATCTTGTCAAAGAATTTGCAAAAAAATCATTAAAGTACGGAAAACAAGGAGGACACAAAACAAAAAGATATGCAACATTATTTTTTGTTGCAGTTTATTTTAGAATAATCCATAAGAAAATTCTTGAATCAAAAGGAGATTATAAAGGAGATATTAGAAAGTTGGAGCCTATTTTTCGCAGTTTCAAACTAAATTCTAGAATTTTAAAAATCACAGATATAGTGGTTACTAAATTTCTTGAGGACACTGTCGTAGATGATGAAATTGAATTAGCCAATACTAAGCACAATTTCTTTTCTCAACACGTCTGGAATGATACGATGCTACGCGTTATTGATAAAAAAATTAGACAAGAAGATGATGAAATATCCGCATTAAAAAAACTAGCAAATAGTTTATTTTAA
- a CDS encoding plastocyanin/azurin family copper-binding protein: protein MIKKITILSVIGVALIVILASSLSSNSDDENKETSDVILKGDVIMPTKVSRPGCEVKDICYIPSKIFVEKGKQVTWINEDSAFHSVTSGFYDEPTELFDSGYLDPFESFSLTFDNEGTYDYFCTLHPWMKGQVIVE, encoded by the coding sequence GTGATAAAAAAAATAACTATTTTGAGCGTAATTGGAGTTGCATTAATTGTAATTCTTGCATCATCTCTTTCAAGTAATTCTGATGATGAAAATAAAGAAACATCTGATGTGATTTTGAAAGGTGATGTTATTATGCCTACAAAAGTTTCACGTCCAGGATGTGAGGTAAAAGACATTTGCTATATTCCCTCTAAAATTTTCGTTGAAAAAGGTAAACAGGTAACATGGATAAATGAGGATTCAGCATTTCATAGTGTAACTTCTGGTTTTTACGATGAACCTACTGAACTTTTTGATAGTGGATATTTAGATCCCTTTGAATCATTTTCGCTTACTTTTGATAATGAGGGAACATATGATTATTTTTGTACTCTTCATCCTTGGATGAAGGGACAAGTAATAGTAGAATAA
- a CDS encoding histone has protein sequence MRASELGLSAMYRILKKAGAERVSDESADELRRVIEEIADSIAKSAVDMASHAGRKTVKGEDVKLASKPFNKF, from the coding sequence ATGAGAGCATCAGAACTTGGATTATCTGCAATGTATAGAATTTTGAAAAAAGCTGGAGCTGAAAGAGTAAGTGATGAATCAGCAGATGAATTGAGAAGGGTGATTGAAGAGATTGCAGACAGTATTGCAAAAAGTGCCGTAGATATGGCTTCTCATGCAGGTAGAAAAACGGTAAAAGGTGAAGATGTGAAGTTGGCTTCAAAGCCATTTAACAAATTCTAA
- a CDS encoding TatD family hydrolase, translated as MAWYIDSHIHLSDSTYASDIGFILEEMKYLKIKACCVSMNVENSLQTLKLAQKSNLVLPFIGIHPECANDDLEKMINLIENNFTHISGIGEIGLDPTYVHSPEEEKKQKHVFETLLSIAEKFNKPVSIHSRKSLDDVFEIMTSFSTKHALLHWFDGSKKQLKKAMDMGFFVSYGPVMVYANDKQTLVSVTDESKILVETDGPVKFSRCFEMKSGQVTFIPSVIFCASKILGKTFDEMSFLLEKNSNSFLGI; from the coding sequence ATGGCATGGTATATTGATTCTCACATACACTTGTCTGATTCAACATATGCCTCAGATATTGGATTTATTTTAGAGGAAATGAAATATCTAAAAATCAAAGCATGTTGTGTTTCAATGAATGTTGAAAATTCTTTACAAACTTTAAAGTTAGCACAAAAAAGTAATCTTGTTTTACCTTTTATTGGAATTCATCCTGAATGTGCGAATGATGATCTTGAAAAAATGATTAATTTAATAGAAAATAACTTTACTCATATTTCTGGAATTGGAGAAATAGGCTTAGATCCCACTTATGTACATAGTCCTGAAGAAGAAAAAAAACAAAAACATGTTTTTGAAACTTTATTGTCAATTGCAGAAAAATTTAACAAACCTGTCTCTATTCATTCAAGAAAAAGTCTTGATGATGTTTTTGAAATAATGACATCCTTTAGCACTAAACATGCATTACTTCATTGGTTTGACGGTAGTAAAAAACAACTCAAAAAAGCAATGGATATGGGATTTTTTGTATCTTATGGGCCAGTTATGGTTTATGCAAATGATAAACAAACTTTAGTATCTGTTACAGATGAATCAAAAATTCTTGTTGAAACAGACGGTCCAGTAAAATTCTCTAGGTGTTTTGAAATGAAATCTGGGCAAGTAACTTTCATACCTAGTGTGATATTTTGTGCCTCAAAAATTCTAGGAAAAACGTTTGATGAAATGTCATTTTTATTGGAAAAAAATTCAAATTCATTCCTTGGAATATAG
- the cgi121 gene encoding KEOPS complex subunit Cgi121, translating to MISVKLVGGAKKSFLKEILEIDKSDISIQELLELLLELKPVDSPKLDMENILIAINGVDSSAMNGKSTIIKNNDLVSIIPVIHGGTSKKITFEILSKQIQIIEIKGKSTIDVKFIDDLRKKYPKILFQAVSSNFIMNVYHLKKILSLSLESKKNNILLSNKLETDILMRFALTKQISDAIMTAGIKPRTNFILIAIGNKKFLNLLFDDLSTLSVNLFSKKNDSFLKKHFKITQKQIDSAYSKNPLEDILVEKAAVLL from the coding sequence ATGATTTCTGTAAAATTAGTTGGAGGCGCTAAAAAGTCTTTTTTGAAAGAAATTTTGGAAATTGACAAATCTGATATCTCTATTCAAGAATTATTGGAATTATTATTAGAATTAAAGCCTGTTGACTCACCAAAATTGGATATGGAGAATATTCTAATCGCAATCAATGGTGTAGATTCTTCAGCTATGAATGGAAAATCTACAATAATAAAAAATAATGATCTTGTGAGTATCATTCCAGTAATTCATGGAGGAACATCAAAAAAAATTACCTTTGAAATATTGTCAAAACAAATCCAAATAATTGAAATCAAAGGTAAATCAACCATTGATGTAAAATTCATTGATGATTTAAGAAAAAAATATCCAAAAATTCTATTTCAGGCTGTATCAAGTAATTTCATAATGAATGTCTATCATTTAAAAAAAATCTTATCCTTATCTCTTGAATCTAAAAAAAATAATATTTTACTTTCAAATAAGCTTGAAACAGATATCCTGATGCGATTTGCATTGACTAAACAAATATCTGATGCAATAATGACTGCAGGAATAAAACCCAGAACTAATTTTATTCTAATTGCTATTGGGAATAAAAAATTTTTAAATTTATTGTTTGATGATTTGTCTACACTATCGGTGAATTTATTTTCAAAAAAAAATGACTCTTTTCTCAAAAAACATTTTAAAATTACACAAAAACAAATTGATTCTGCATACTCAAAAAATCCTTTAGAAGATATTTTGGTTGAAAAAGCAGCAGTCTTACTCTGA
- a CDS encoding THUMP domain-containing protein has translation MNLIITCARHLETETEDELRDILEEYGDSDAKISITNMSGILTAETNLNPVEVVGKMKEMLLDEPWSIRYCLRVIPIQRIVETKIEEIEKIISEDSKQILDGETYRISIEKRNSDISSQEIISKIANKIKNKVSLEFPDKIILIEILGNKTGISILKKSDILSVEKTKRSISE, from the coding sequence ATGAATTTGATAATTACTTGTGCCAGACATCTGGAAACAGAAACTGAGGATGAATTAAGAGACATTTTAGAAGAATACGGAGATTCTGATGCAAAAATCTCAATCACAAATATGTCAGGTATTTTGACTGCTGAAACGAATCTAAATCCTGTAGAGGTTGTAGGAAAAATGAAAGAGATGCTACTTGATGAGCCATGGAGTATAAGATATTGCCTAAGAGTAATCCCGATTCAAAGAATTGTTGAAACAAAAATTGAAGAAATTGAAAAAATTATCTCTGAAGATTCAAAACAGATTTTGGATGGAGAGACATATAGAATTTCAATAGAAAAAAGAAATTCAGACATATCCAGTCAAGAAATTATTTCAAAAATTGCAAATAAAATAAAAAATAAGGTATCACTTGAATTTCCCGACAAAATTATTTTAATTGAGATTTTGGGAAATAAAACAGGAATTTCTATTCTGAAAAAATCAGACATACTAAGTGTAGAAAAAACAAAACGCAGTATATCAGAGTAA
- a CDS encoding L-threonylcarbamoyladenylate synthase has protein sequence MRVKCDQEGIGKALEIINRGGIVVYPTDTVYGIGCDPYNDEAVKKIYDIKSRDISKSLPVLTYSIKTAKKIVFLDKFTEKIVEKFWPGPLTIVSKLIDEDLKKTLSLNDKIAIRVPKHDCILKILKECKFLVGTSANISGHPSFTNPDECFRSIENYDIFVDGGTITSKAESTIIEIENEKIKIIREGSLSKEDILKV, from the coding sequence ATGAGAGTAAAATGTGATCAAGAGGGAATAGGAAAAGCGTTAGAGATTATCAATAGGGGAGGGATTGTAGTTTACCCCACTGATACAGTATATGGTATAGGATGTGATCCATATAATGATGAAGCTGTAAAAAAAATTTATGATATTAAATCTAGAGATATCTCCAAATCATTACCAGTTTTAACATATTCAATTAAGACTGCAAAGAAAATTGTATTTTTAGATAAATTCACAGAAAAAATTGTAGAAAAGTTTTGGCCAGGACCCCTTACGATAGTTTCAAAATTAATTGATGAAGATTTAAAAAAAACATTAAGTTTGAATGATAAAATAGCTATAAGAGTTCCCAAACATGATTGTATATTAAAAATTTTGAAGGAATGTAAATTTTTAGTAGGAACTAGTGCAAATATTTCAGGTCATCCATCATTTACCAATCCAGATGAATGTTTTAGAAGTATAGAAAACTATGATATTTTTGTTGACGGAGGAACAATTACAAGTAAAGCAGAATCAACCATAATTGAAATAGAAAATGAAAAAATCAAAATTATTCGAGAAGGCTCGTTAAGTAAAGAGGATATTTTAAAAGTATGA
- a CDS encoding winged helix-turn-helix domain-containing protein, translated as MAEYRTHMKIIGDILSTTRDDLQDEDGATVTYLIRKANISHSRISRILKTLVSQGLLEQVDSQGSNKYRISQTGREFLQAYNTFTNFADNFGLNI; from the coding sequence ATGGCAGAATATAGAACACATATGAAAATCATTGGAGATATTCTATCAACGACTAGAGATGATCTACAAGACGAGGATGGAGCAACAGTAACATACCTAATTAGAAAAGCAAATATTTCTCATTCAAGAATTTCTAGAATTCTAAAAACCTTAGTATCTCAAGGACTTTTGGAACAAGTTGATTCTCAAGGTTCAAACAAATATAGAATTAGTCAAACAGGTAGAGAATTTCTTCAAGCATATAACACATTTACAAATTTTGCAGACAATTTTGGATTAAATATTTAG
- a CDS encoding Fe(2+)-trafficking protein, with amino-acid sequence MSRICTKCKNPIPDTEQLGVVAEKYPTCNKCWAEWKEYQIMVMNEMKLDMSMLDHRKLLKKHEKIFVGVLSPEGEVIDYTNEDNRKPDEPTSA; translated from the coding sequence ATGAGTCGTATTTGTACCAAATGTAAAAACCCTATTCCTGATACTGAACAATTAGGTGTTGTTGCTGAGAAATATCCTACTTGTAACAAATGTTGGGCTGAATGGAAAGAATATCAAATAATGGTAATGAATGAGATGAAACTTGACATGTCTATGCTTGATCATAGAAAATTGTTGAAAAAACATGAAAAGATCTTTGTAGGTGTATTATCTCCTGAAGGAGAAGTTATTGATTATACAAATGAGGATAATAGGAAACCTGATGAGCCTACTAGTGCCTAA
- a CDS encoding adenylosuccinate synthetase — MTSTVVVGGFFGDEGKGKIISYLAIKDNPTIIVRGGAGPNAGHTIRDGDKVYKVRMLPSGFLNKNAKVMIGPGVVINPEVLKKEINDFEVSGRSFIDKHCGIIEETHLIRDSKGELKDKIGSTGSGTGPANADRAMRVLKLAKDFDSLSSLITDVPQEINTALSKNEHVLVEGTQGTFLSLWHGTYPFVTSKDVTASGICADVGLGPTKVDEVIVVFKSYVTRVGTGPLAKELSLDEAEKKGWSEFGTVTGRQRRAADFDFDLARRAIMLNGATQISITKLDVLFSDCAGKTSFDDLSDDAKSFIKNIENELNTPVTIIGTGPAVNDVIDRRN, encoded by the coding sequence ATGACATCAACTGTAGTTGTTGGCGGATTTTTTGGTGATGAAGGGAAAGGAAAAATAATTTCGTATTTAGCAATCAAAGATAATCCTACAATTATAGTTCGTGGTGGTGCTGGCCCTAATGCTGGTCATACCATTAGAGACGGTGATAAAGTGTATAAAGTTAGAATGCTCCCAAGTGGTTTTTTGAATAAAAATGCCAAAGTAATGATCGGTCCAGGAGTTGTAATTAATCCCGAAGTTCTTAAAAAAGAAATTAACGATTTTGAAGTTTCAGGACGTTCATTTATTGATAAACACTGTGGAATTATTGAGGAAACTCATCTTATTAGAGATTCTAAAGGTGAATTAAAAGATAAAATTGGCAGTACTGGTTCTGGCACAGGACCTGCCAATGCTGATAGAGCCATGAGAGTTTTGAAACTTGCAAAGGATTTTGATTCACTGTCTTCTCTTATCACGGATGTTCCTCAAGAAATTAACACTGCATTAAGTAAAAATGAACATGTTTTGGTGGAAGGTACTCAAGGAACTTTTCTTTCCTTATGGCATGGAACATATCCATTTGTTACCTCAAAAGATGTTACTGCATCTGGTATTTGTGCTGATGTGGGCCTTGGACCTACAAAAGTAGATGAGGTGATTGTTGTTTTCAAATCCTATGTCACGCGTGTTGGAACTGGTCCTCTAGCAAAAGAATTGTCTTTAGATGAAGCAGAAAAAAAAGGATGGTCTGAATTTGGTACTGTCACAGGTCGTCAAAGACGTGCAGCTGATTTTGATTTTGATTTAGCTAGGCGTGCAATCATGCTTAATGGAGCGACACAAATCTCTATTACAAAATTAGATGTACTTTTTTCAGATTGTGCAGGTAAAACATCCTTTGATGACTTATCTGATGATGCAAAATCATTCATAAAAAATATTGAAAATGAATTAAACACGCCTGTAACAATTATTGGTACTGGTCCTGCAGTTAATGATGTAATTGATAGAAGAAACTAG
- a CDS encoding orotidine 5'-phosphate decarboxylase, whose translation MVTFQTRLSQISKINGKVILANDYDHSVKNLETKTIQNIKQLHPFLCGIKLNFHLLLPLSAKEILKINNTAHRYGLQTIADIKLNDIGNTNRVTTEHLWNLGFDAVIANPIMGLDSLKNLVKLSHKNGKGVITLCHMSAPEARLSYDMEIKMGKKQQLYQLFLNWALIAKVDGIVVGATFPKIIQYCSKKAGKNLKIFSPGVGTQGGNANEVISSGTDYLIVGRTILNSKNPLSVAKELQLQSFGK comes from the coding sequence ATGGTCACCTTCCAAACTAGACTTTCACAGATCTCTAAAATTAATGGAAAAGTAATCCTTGCAAATGATTATGATCACTCTGTAAAAAATCTGGAAACAAAAACTATCCAAAATATTAAACAATTACATCCTTTTCTGTGTGGCATTAAACTAAATTTTCATTTACTATTGCCACTCAGTGCTAAAGAAATTCTTAAAATCAATAATACTGCTCACAGATATGGTTTACAAACAATTGCCGACATAAAACTAAATGATATAGGAAATACAAATCGAGTTACAACAGAACATCTTTGGAATTTAGGTTTTGATGCAGTAATTGCAAATCCAATCATGGGTCTTGATAGTTTAAAAAATTTGGTTAAATTATCTCACAAAAATGGAAAAGGTGTTATTACTTTATGTCACATGAGTGCCCCAGAAGCTAGATTGTCATATGACATGGAAATCAAAATGGGTAAAAAACAACAATTATACCAATTATTTCTAAATTGGGCTTTGATTGCAAAAGTTGATGGCATTGTTGTTGGAGCAACTTTTCCAAAAATTATTCAATATTGTTCTAAAAAGGCAGGCAAAAATTTAAAGATCTTTTCTCCTGGTGTTGGAACTCAAGGTGGAAATGCAAATGAAGTAATTTCGTCTGGAACCGATTATTTGATTGTAGGTAGAACCATACTAAATTCTAAAAACCCTTTAAGTGTTGCAAAAGAATTACAATTACAAAGTTTTGGAAAGTAA
- a CDS encoding NUDIX domain-containing protein has product MIEETSAGIVIFRKEDSKNLFLLLHYPSGHWDFVKGKMEVNETTHQTAIRETKEETGITDIRFVENFEEWIEYNFQYQGELIHKKVVFFLAETKTEKVEISHEHQNYTWTDYNTAMEKTTFDNAKTVLTRAQMLLSKTL; this is encoded by the coding sequence ATGATTGAAGAGACATCAGCAGGAATCGTGATATTCAGAAAAGAAGATTCAAAAAACTTATTTTTATTATTGCATTATCCATCAGGGCATTGGGATTTTGTAAAAGGAAAAATGGAAGTGAATGAGACAACACATCAGACTGCAATTAGAGAAACAAAAGAAGAAACAGGAATAACAGACATCAGATTTGTAGAAAATTTTGAAGAGTGGATTGAATATAATTTTCAATATCAAGGAGAATTAATTCATAAAAAAGTAGTATTTTTCTTGGCCGAAACAAAAACTGAAAAAGTTGAAATTTCACATGAACATCAAAATTATACATGGACGGATTACAATACAGCGATGGAAAAAACAACATTTGATAATGCAAAAACAGTTTTAACTAGAGCTCAGATGTTACTTTCCAAAACTTTGTAA
- the uppS gene encoding polyprenyl diphosphate synthase, giving the protein MYGRRLEREIQNGDIPNHVALILDGNRRWAKRHLTMPKKGHWKGADAVENLLDWCEEFDIKIVTLYALSAENLNRKDDELEYLYELIRMRLEKLYNDPRIHRCKMRVKGIGRIELLPDSIKEILGRLDEATKNYHNHFLNIALAYGGQYELVDAVKKIGEKIKDGSLNVEDINKKEIEANLYTSHLPQSSPDMILRTSGEKRLSGFLMWQSAYSELVFMDIFWPEFRKIDLMRAIRTFQERKRRLGK; this is encoded by the coding sequence ATCTATGGAAGAAGGCTAGAAAGAGAAATTCAGAATGGCGACATTCCAAATCATGTTGCATTAATTTTAGATGGAAATAGAAGATGGGCTAAAAGACATCTAACAATGCCAAAAAAAGGTCATTGGAAAGGAGCCGATGCAGTAGAAAATCTTTTAGATTGGTGTGAGGAATTTGATATTAAAATCGTAACACTGTATGCATTATCAGCAGAGAATCTGAATCGAAAGGATGATGAATTAGAATATCTTTATGAATTAATTCGGATGAGATTAGAAAAATTATACAATGATCCAAGAATTCATCGATGTAAAATGAGAGTTAAGGGAATTGGGAGAATCGAACTTTTACCAGATTCAATAAAAGAAATTCTTGGAAGATTGGATGAAGCTACAAAAAATTACCATAACCATTTTCTAAACATAGCATTAGCATATGGAGGACAATATGAATTAGTAGATGCTGTAAAAAAAATAGGAGAAAAAATTAAAGATGGTTCATTAAATGTTGAAGACATCAATAAAAAAGAGATCGAAGCAAATCTTTACACGTCACATTTACCTCAATCATCCCCAGATATGATATTGAGAACATCAGGAGAAAAAAGATTGAGTGGATTTCTAATGTGGCAAAGTGCATATAGTGAATTAGTATTTATGGATATTTTTTGGCCAGAGTTTAGAAAAATTGATTTGATGAGAGCAATTAGAACTTTCCAGGAAAGAAAAAGAAGGTTAGGAAAATGA